One stretch of Hemibagrus wyckioides isolate EC202008001 linkage group LG01, SWU_Hwy_1.0, whole genome shotgun sequence DNA includes these proteins:
- the LOC131355422 gene encoding LOW QUALITY PROTEIN: C-C chemokine receptor type 5-like (The sequence of the model RefSeq protein was modified relative to this genomic sequence to represent the inferred CDS: substituted 1 base at 1 genomic stop codon) — protein sequence MNICQWYQDLNMAMQWVETLEFCHCCLNPIIYVFVEQRFRNLFLKILKEWFPCCFGWYTATEISDICFSXTAENYSDYDKNLGEYSPHITTDIKAFRQVFLPILYSIVFIVGFIGNGLVVCVLVKYHKKSNMSDVCLFNLALSDLLFLLSLPFWAHYAAITQWVFGSFMCHAVTALYMLGFYGSIFFMILMTVDRYAVIVHTYNSLFSKYRSVRAIIALILFTWTLSLVASLPNIIFSQTSMSNKPNVWTCSFEHPNLKWRLFSYIELNILGLIIPLSVMVFCYSRIIPILMSMKSQKKHKAVKLILVLVSVFFLFWTPYNIVIFLNYLHYLGYMSTNQWHQDLNMAIQWVESIAFTHCCLNPIIYAFVGQRFRNLFLKILKEWFPLCFGQCPTAESEL from the exons ATGAACATTTGTCAGTGGTATCAGGACCTGAACATGGCTATGCAGTGGGTGGAAACCCTAGAGTTCTGTCACTGCTGCCTCAACCCCATAATCTATGTCTTTGTAGAGCAGAGATTCAggaatttatttctaaagatCCTGAAAGAGTGGTTTCCTTGTTGCTTTGGCTGGTACACAGCAACCGAAA TAAGTGATATTTGTTTTTCATAAACAGCTGAGAACTATTCTGATTACGACAAAAATCTGGGCGAGTACTCACCCCACATCACTACGGACATAAAGGCTTTCCGCCAAGTCTTCCTCCCTATACTCTACAGCATCGTTTTCATCGTGGGGTTCATTGGCAATGGCctggttgtttgtgttttggtcaAGTACCACAAAAAGTCCAACATGTCAGATGTGTGCCTCTTCAACCTGGCCCTTTCAgacctccttttccttctctcattGCCTTTCTGGGCTCATTACGCCGCCATCACTCAGTGGGTCTTTGGGAGCTTCATGTGCCATGCAGTGACAGCGCTATATATGCTGGGATTCTATGGAAGTATCTTCTTCATGATCCTCATGACTGTAGACCGCTATGCGGTCATTGTCCACACCTATAACTCCCTCTTCTCCAAATACCGGTCTGTCAGAGCAATCATAGCCCTGATTTTGTTTACGTGGACACTTAGCCTGGTAGCTTCTCTGCCAAACATCATTTTCTCACAAACAAGCATGTCAAATAAACCAAATGTATGGACATGTAGTTTTGAACATCCAAACCTGAAATGGAGGCTGTTCTCTTACATCGAGCTGAACATCCTCGGCTTAATCATTCCTCTCTCAGTGATGGTGTTCTGCTACTCGCGCATCATCCCCATCTTAATGTCCATGAAGTCTCAGAAGAAACACAAAGCTGTAAAGCTCATACTGGTTTTGGTcagtgttttcttcctcttctggaCACCCTACAACATCGTCATCTTCCTAAATTACCTGCATTACCTGGGTTATATGAGCACAAATCAGTGGCATCAGGACCTGAACATGGCTATACAGTGGGTGGAAAGCATAGCATTCACTCACTGCTGCCTCAACCCCATCATCTACGCCTTTGTGGGGCAGAGATTCAggaatttatttctaaagatCCTGAAAGAGTGGTTTCCTCTTTGCTTTGGTCAGTGCCCAACAGCTGAAAGTGAGCTCTAA
- the LOC131365970 gene encoding uncharacterized protein LOC131365970 — protein sequence MCFHDTPGLIEQVFTMMFGEEVSGRPLAKWPTYFKPRILADCKYLISNEHVEELLCAQQNSDGTGWDSDLPSILLLVHLLPPTSKGHKKSAKISSYQAVDHVVRYLRIGTSVETFLAGVKSGQPFLLRVGEQRNNIQRFYVILDHKPIPCKAQTSLAAFDELFKAHFIFSVNYHKSLYNFYTFIQTTVFNIDVGSAKENPRVRELRARFLYNP from the exons ATGTGTTTTCACGACACCCCTGGCTTG ATTGAACAAGTCTTCACCATGATGTTTGGAGAGGAGGTGTCAGGCAGACCTTTGGCAAAATGGCCTACTTATTTTAAACCCAGGATCCTGGCAGACTGCAAGTACCTGATTTCTAATGAGCATGTTGAAGAACTCTTGTGTGCACAGCAAAACTCTGATGGGACTG GCTGGGACAGTGACCTGCCAAGTATTTTACTGCTGGTTCACCTGCTTCCACCTACCTCCAAAGGCCACAAGAAGAGTGCCAAAATTAGCTCATATCAAGCTGTCGACCATGTTGTGAGATATCTGCGg ATTGGAACCAGTGTTGAAACCTTCCTTGCAGGTGTGAAGTCAGGACAGCCCTTCCTCCTGCGTGTTGGTGAGCAGAGGAACAACATCCAAAGGTTCTATGTCATCCTTGATCACAAGCCCATCCCTTGCAAAGCACAAACATCCCTGGCAGCTTTCGATGAGCTCTTCAAAGCACACTTCATCTTCAGTGTCAACTACCACAAATCCCTCTACAACTTTTACACATTCATCCAAACCACAGTGTTCAACATTGACGTTGGAAGTGCCAAAGAAAATCCCAGAGTCAGGGAGCTCAGAGCAAGATTTCTTTACAACCCTTGA